A region of the Meles meles chromosome 18, mMelMel3.1 paternal haplotype, whole genome shotgun sequence genome:
ACTAGGAAAGATGACTACAAAACACTGGTATAGCACCATTAGAATACAATAATCCAGATGCCAGGAATATAGGAACTCCCAGTCATCTCAGTTCCAAGTATTCCATTTATGGGAATTGTTACCTCATTTTTCCATTAATATACACTCTATGTATTTAGGGGTCATGACTCTAAGAAAAGAAAGCTAGCTTGAGGGTAACATGGTCAAATGTGATTGGTATGAAAACTCTGGCTGGCACCTTATCCCCTTGGGTTTCTAGTGTCGGGAAATCATCAAGCACAGAAGGGAGCTCTGGGAGCCATTAGGAAGAGGTTTAGCATTGAGCCGATCTACAGGGGCATTCTTGGTATTCCTATTTCCAGTATCAACTGCCGATGAGCAAGTAGTGTAGCCCGAAGAGGACATAGGAATCATGGGCTCAGCACTCTCAGGGATGGGGTTTGAGGTCAGTGCCCCCAGGCAAGTCAGCTAAAGGAGCAGCGGAGCCACCCTCTAACGCCCTGTCTTGTAAGTTTTTCTAGAAGCGGTGGCAGACCACATGGAGCGAGGGTAATGAGAGCAATCCATAGACATGAGCAGAGGCAGGGGTAGATACGGATATTCATTCGGGTGTCTTTTGCCTTAAATGGTCTGATGCACACGCTAGTGCAGAGTACGGGCTACGCATGGCTCACACTGTTCACGAACACTGTTCTGCAGGGAATTGTGTCAGCCTAGGGGTGGACCACAGCTGGACGTCTGGCCCCTCCCTTCTTTCTACGGGGTTGTCCACGGCTAGTGATAAGTGATGTAGGCGTACATAGGCTCAACCCCCTTGCCTCTAAGAGGAGCAGTCCAATACCCCAGTCCACACCCCTCATCTGTGGGGTCGGAACGTGGGGGTGGAATTGGACTGAAACCACATTTTGCATTCGTTCCTTTTAGACCCTTAATTTGTCTCCCTCcatttcgttctttctttttttcttttaaatgattttatttacgtttttgagagagaaacagtgagagagagcatgagaggcgagAAGTTCAGAGGGTGAGGCTgtcttcccatggagctgggagcccgatgcgggactcgatcccgggactccgggaccatgacctgagccgaagacagttgcttaacccactgagccacccaggcgccctctcccgCTGTTTCTTACGGATTTCTCCCGAGAGTTCTTCCTTGCACATCGTGTTTTAGTCTCTGATTTTTTGAGTGCGGTTGTAAGCATCACAGATGGGGACAGTTCCCCTTAAACAGGCCTCCTCTAGGGAGACAGCTCCTAACAGGGTGGTCTGAGTTCCTCATGGGAGCATGTCCTGTCCCTCAGGGGTGGAGAGTGATATTTTAGGAATTGGAGACTAATAGGCTAAGACCAAGTGTGCAAATACTGTAGGAAGAAATAGCATATAGTGAAAAGATTAAGTGCTTCAGTGGAGAATAATGGTCAGGGTGGCCTGCCACCACGGTGACCGTGCCTGTCGTATGGAAATGTTTTGAAGGCCCTGATCCCGAGCTCCGGAAGGCCGGCGTTAGGGTGATGTCAGGAGCAGACTCCAAAAACAGAGGTCTGAGAGCAAGTAGTTTGTTTGGGAGGTGATCTCAAGAAGTGCCGTAGGGGACGTGAGAAGTGATCCAGGGAAGGGATGGAAGCCAATCCAGAATGATTTCCAGAGCAGGTAAGCCCTGTAGGTGGCTGAGGTGCAGTCCTGGCTGAGGACCCCTggtctcccaccccccactcgaGGGGAAAGGGGCTAGAGCACTTCATCCACCAAGTGCTGCCCACCGGTTGAGGACTTCTCCTAGAGACTTCCTGTCCCTAGCTGTGGCCTGCCAAGGATTTCCTCCCTCATCTAGACAAAgggctcagcagagagcagcGGGTGCTTGCTATAAACCACCAGTGTCGATGTCAGCGTGGAGAGCGCTGAGGGGATAGAGGTGGAAATCCTAAAGTCCTCTGCGGTGGACTCCCCTTTCTGCAGGGAGCACCAGAGATACAACCGACCCGCTAGGGTAAGAGTTCACGAACAATTCACGAGGGCAGAATAATGAGACAACTTCGATCTGTATGCCTGGAGACGTTCAGGTTTATTTGAGGTATAGGGGCATCTCTATATGAGGAAACCTGGCAGGAAAGAAGAGTGTGATTGGGATGACACGCTGGCTGAGAGATTTCAGAGAAAATGCAAGCTCCGTATTCCCTCGGGAGGGAGCTAGTAAGGAGGAGGCGGGGAGGAGGGTGTTGTTGGTGGGGGAGTACATTGGGAGGCCACGTCAGTTGAAAGGGCGGCGGGAACTGAGGTTTGACAGTTGGCCTGTCACGATTCCGCGCACAGTGGGACTACCTGAGGAAGATTGGTTGGTGAAAGACAGCGGGGGGCCGGCCAGGATCCTCAGCAGCAGAAGCCCCTAGAGCAGGTTGGGGAGCAGCAGCTGGTCTAGCAACAGCTGGGGCGGCAGCAGCTGGACACACAGCAGCTGGGGCGGCAGCAGGTGGTCCTGCAGCAGGTGGTCTGGCAGCAGGTGGGGCGGCAGCAGCTGGAACCGCAGCAGGCGGGGCGGCAGCAGCTGGACACACAGCAGCTGGGGCGGCAGCAGGTGGTCCTGCAGCAGGTGGTCTGGCAGCAGGTGGGGCGGCAGCAGCTGGAACCGCAGCAGGCGGGGCGgcagcagctggagccacagcagcTGGAACCACAGCAGGAGGGGCGGCAGCAGCTAGAGATGCAGCAGCTGGGCCTgcagcagctggagccacagGAGCTGGAGCCACAGCAGGAGGGGCGGCAGCAGGTGGACACACAGCAGCTGGGGCGGCAGCAGGTGGTCCTGCAGCAGGTGGTCTGGCAGCAGGTGGGGCGGCAGCAGCTAGAGATGCAGCAGCTGGGCCTgcagcagctggagccacagGAGCTGGAGCCACAGCAGGAGGGGTGGCAGCAGCTGGACACACAGCAGCTGGGGCGGCAGCAGGTGGTCCTGCAGCAGGTGGTCTGGCAGCAGGTGGGGCGGCAGCAGCTAGAGGTGCAGCAGCTGGGCCTGCAGCAGCTGGAGCCGCAGCAGGAGGGGCGGCAGCAGCTGGACACACAGCAGCTGGGGCGGCAGCAGGTGGTCTGGCAGCAGCTGGGGCGGCAGCAGGACTCCTCGCCACAGCCCTGGTCAGAGCAGACGGAGCCACAACAGGAGCTGGCCATGGTGTCAGAGGCTGGAGGTTCTGGGTGGGTTTCCAGGAAAGCG
Encoded here:
- the LOC123929494 gene encoding keratin-associated protein 4-7-like isoform X3; amino-acid sequence: MASSCCGSVCSDQGCGEDCCTSSCCRPTCCQTTCCRTTCCRPSCCVCCISSCCRPTCCQTTCCRTTCCRPSCCVSTCCRPSCCGSSSCGSSCCRPSCCISSCCRPSCCGSSCCGSSCCRPACCGSSCCRPTCCQTTCCRTTCCRPSCCVSSCCRPACCGSSCCRPTCCQTTCCRTTCCRPSCCVSSCCRPSCC
- the LOC123929494 gene encoding keratin-associated protein 4-4-like isoform X2, with the protein product MASSCCGSVCSDQGCGEDCCTSSCCRPTCCQTTCCRTTCCRPSCCVSSCCHPSCCGSSSCGSSCCRPSCCISSCCRPTCCQTTCCRTTCCRPSCCVSTCCRPSCCGSSSCGSSCCRPSCCISSCCRPSCCGSSCCGSSCCRPACCGSSCCRPTCCQTTCCRTTCCRPSCCVSSCCRPACCGSSCCRPTCCQTTCCRTTCCRPSCCVSSCCRPSCC
- the LOC123929494 gene encoding keratin-associated protein 4-9-like isoform X1 gives rise to the protein MASSCCGSVCSDQGCGEESCCRPSCCQTTCCRPSCCVSSCCRPSCCGSSCCRPSCCTSSCCRPTCCQTTCCRTTCCRPSCCVCCRPTCCQTTCCRTTCCRPSCCVSTCCRPSCCGSSSCGSSCCRPSCCISSCCRPSCCGSSCCGSSCCRPACCGSSCCRPTCCQTTCCRTTCCRPSCCVSSCCRPACCGSSCCRPTCCQTTCCRTTCCRPSCCVSSCCRPSCC